GCAGCCGGCTCACCGCCATGGAGGCGCTGTCGGCCTCCATCGCCCATGAGATCAACCAGCCGCTCACCAGCATGATCACCAACGCCAATGCCGGGCTGCGCTGGCTGGTGAAGAGCGAACCGCGCCTCGACCGGGCGGAGGCGGCGCTGCGCCACATCGTCGAGGACGGCCACCGCGCCAGCAGCATCGTCACCGGCATCCGCTCCATGTTCACCAAGGAGCTGCAGGAGCGTACCGAGCTTGACCTCAACGCCCTCGTCACCGCCGCGGTGGAGGCCGCCCGCTCGGAATCGACGCATGAGTTCATCGAGATCCGCGCCGTCCTCGCCGACGACCTGCCGCCGGTCATCGGCAATGCGGTGCAGCTCGGCCAGGTGTTGCGCAACCTGATCGAGAACGCCATGGACGCGCTGCGCGGCAGCGGGACATGGCCGCGCCAGGTCGTGGTCCGCACCTGCCACCGCGACCCGGACGAGGTTCTGGTCAGCGTCGAGGACAATGGGCCGGGCATCGCGCCCGAGGTGGCTCAGACCCTGTTCGACCCCTTCGTCTCCACCAAGCCGGGGGGCATGGGCATGGGGCTGATGTTCTGCCGCGCCGTGGTCGAGGCGCATGGCGGCCGGCTGTGGGCGACACCCACGCCGCCGGGCGGATCGACAGGCGCCGTCTTTCAATTCTCGCTGCCATCGGCCATCCTGCCGGCACATGACAACGCATAGGAGGTCGGGGAATGACCCGGTCGATGGTCTATGTGGTGGATGACGACCGCTACGTGCTCGCCTCCCTCGAAAGCCTTCTGGCGTCGGAAGGCTATGAGGTGGCGACCTTCCAGTCCCCGCAGGCCTTTCTGGACGCCGAGAAGCCCGAGCGGCCGAGCTGTCTGGTGCTCGATGTGCGCCTGCGCGGTTCCAGCGGGCTGGAATTCCAGCGCGAGCTGCGCCGCCGGCAGATCGCGACGCCGGTGATCTTCATCACCGGCCATGGCGACGTGCCGATGTCGGTCGCGGCGATGAAGGCCGGCGCCATCGAGTTCCTGATGAAGCCGTTCCGCGACCAGGATCTGCTCGACGCCGTGCATCAGGGCATCGAGCTCGACCGCGCCCGCCGCGACAAGGACGCCACGCTGGCGGATCTGCGCCGCCGCTACAGCGCCATGACCCCGCGCGAGCGGGAAATCCTGCCGCTCGTCGCGAGCGGGCAGATGAACAAGCAGATCGCCTTCGGCCTCAATCTCAGCGAGGTGACGGTGAAGGTCCATCGTGCGCAGATCATGCAGAAGCTCAAGGCCCGCTCGCTGATCGAGCTGGTGCGCATCGCCGACCGGCTGGCCGAGGATGGCGGGCGCGATACCGCCAAGGCGTAGACGGCTACCCCGGCGTATAGTTGCGGCGCGCCTTCACGCGCCTGATGCTGCTCACCGGCGGAATGTCGTCCGCCGCGGGGAGCCGCGAGGCAGATGGCGCAGACGAGGCCCGGCAGCGACAGGCAGCGCGATCTCGTCGCCGTCCTCGACACCAGCCCGGCGCATCGGGCGGCCATTGCCGATCTCGTCGACGCGCTGGGCTTTGCCACCTGCACCTTCGCCACCCCCGCCGATCTGCTCGCCTGCCCGTGGATCGCGGAGATCCGCGCCATTCTCAGCGAGATGCGGCTGCCCGGCATGACCGCGCTCGGCCTCTTGCACACGCTGCGCGGGCGGGGCCTGCCGGTGCCCGTCATCGTGATGGTCGGCTCGCCGGACGCGCCGACCGAGGCGCGCGCCCTGCAATATGGCGCGCTTGGCTATCTGCCGAAGCCGCTGGAGCCCGAGCGCCTGCTCGCCCTGCTCACCTCCTGCATGAGCTGAGAGCGTGCGGCCGGCCTATCCTCAGGCGCTAGGCTCCCCCCTCCCCCGGACAATTGTTGCCACCGCGTCTCGACTTCTACGGTCTGGCGTCGCCACGAGGATCCGAGGACGAGCCCCATGCCCACCGCAACGCCCACCCCCGGCAAGGCGCTGATCGACGCGACCAATCATGTGCTGGTGATGATCGACTTCCAGTCGCAGATGTCCTTCGCCACCAAGTCGATCGACGCCGTGACCCTGCGCAACAATGCGGCGCTGATCTCGCACGCCGCCGCCGGCTTCAAGGTGCCGACCATCCTCACCACGGTCGCCGAGAAGAGCTTCTCCGGCCCGATGTTCAGCGAGATCACCGAGGCTTTCCCCGGCCAGAAGCTGTTCGACCGTACCTCGATGAACACCTGGGAAGACGCCGCCGTCATCGACGAGGTGAACCGCATCGGCAAGGGCCGCATCGTGCTCGCCGGCCTGTGGACCAGCGTCTGCATCGTCGGCCCGGCGCTCTCGGCGTTGCATCAGGGCTTCGAGGTCTATGTCATCGCCGATGCCTGCGGCGACGTCTCTGACGAGGCGCATGAGCGCGCCATGGAGCGGATGATCCATGCCGGCGTGCGGCCGATGACCTCGCTGCAATATCTGCTCGAACTCCAGCGCGACTGGGCCCGCACCGAGACCTATGAGCTGACCACCGGCATCGCCAAGAAATATGGCGGCGCCTACGGTCTCGGCATCATCTACGCCAAGACCATGTTCGGCGCTTCCGAGGGCCACTGATCCTCCGGGCACCTGCCGGCGCGGGTCTCGCGCCGGCTCCTTTCTTTCCGGCACCCGGACATCCGCCGATGAAGCTCTATCTCGCCTCCCTCGCCGCCGGGGTGCTTGTCGGCATCGTCTACAGCCTCATGAATGTGCGCTCGCCGGCCCCGCCGGTCGTAGCGCTCATCGGGCTGCTCGGCATCCTCATCGGCGAGCAGATCGTGCCGGTGGCGCGCCATCTGTGGAAGGGCGACGGGCTGAAGGCGGCC
Above is a window of Ancylobacter sp. WKF20 DNA encoding:
- a CDS encoding response regulator transcription factor, producing the protein MTRSMVYVVDDDRYVLASLESLLASEGYEVATFQSPQAFLDAEKPERPSCLVLDVRLRGSSGLEFQRELRRRQIATPVIFITGHGDVPMSVAAMKAGAIEFLMKPFRDQDLLDAVHQGIELDRARRDKDATLADLRRRYSAMTPREREILPLVASGQMNKQIAFGLNLSEVTVKVHRAQIMQKLKARSLIELVRIADRLAEDGGRDTAKA
- a CDS encoding response regulator — its product is MAQTRPGSDRQRDLVAVLDTSPAHRAAIADLVDALGFATCTFATPADLLACPWIAEIRAILSEMRLPGMTALGLLHTLRGRGLPVPVIVMVGSPDAPTEARALQYGALGYLPKPLEPERLLALLTSCMS
- a CDS encoding hydrolase — protein: MPTATPTPGKALIDATNHVLVMIDFQSQMSFATKSIDAVTLRNNAALISHAAAGFKVPTILTTVAEKSFSGPMFSEITEAFPGQKLFDRTSMNTWEDAAVIDEVNRIGKGRIVLAGLWTSVCIVGPALSALHQGFEVYVIADACGDVSDEAHERAMERMIHAGVRPMTSLQYLLELQRDWARTETYELTTGIAKKYGGAYGLGIIYAKTMFGASEGH
- a CDS encoding XapX domain-containing protein — translated: MKLYLASLAAGVLVGIVYSLMNVRSPAPPVVALIGLLGILIGEQIVPVARHLWKGDGLKAAIGLADCSNHVLGRLPGRTTDAADDAAPRS